In one Vicugna pacos chromosome 22, VicPac4, whole genome shotgun sequence genomic region, the following are encoded:
- the MRPL34 gene encoding large ribosomal subunit protein bL34m, translating to MAFFVRSVGRLLGPVSRSAALLGDRWHQPRAWLGLPDAWGHPAMQQTRGKARGNEYQPSNIKRKHKHGWIRRLSTPAGVQVILRRMHKGRKSLSH from the exons ATGGCTTTCTTTGTCAGATCTGTGGGTCGACTGTTGGGCCCCGTCAGTAGGTCAGCGGCGCTACTGGGTGACAG GTGGCACCAGCCCCGGGCCTGGCTGGGTCTTCCCGACGCTTGGGGACACCCCGCCATGCAGCAGACCCGGGGCAAGGCGCGCGGGAACGAGTATCAGCCGAGTAACATCAAACGCAAGCACAAGCACGGTTGGATACGGCGTTTGAGCACGCCAGCTGGCGTCCAAGTCATTCTTCGCCGCATGCACAAGGGCCGCAAATCATTGAGCCATTGA